In Archangium violaceum, the following are encoded in one genomic region:
- a CDS encoding LysR family transcriptional regulator, translating to MDFLLVDETHGRMRGSLRARNPRTAQVDPAKMQGMHHWDDLRVFLAAHRGRSHAAAARLLGVDATTVGRRLSALESALGTRLFDRTREGLSLTREGARVLSMAEHIEERFLGLEREVGGSDVRLEGLLRLTAGEGLMSLVLVPHLLEFRERHPGIDLELRTDTRPLDLARREADVAVRLFRPREEALVVRRLGTLPYGLYASEAYLARRGRPRTQRELSRHDFVTFDPSLDAVPEMRWLRRHAPGARYVVRSNSTSTLLAACASGHGLAAVASAFASANPRLVRVLPTAKLPTREVWSAVHQDLRGNARVRALVSWLVDLFTRLERGAASAHASQETS from the coding sequence ATGGACTTCCTCCTCGTGGATGAGACACACGGGAGGATGCGCGGCTCCCTCCGGGCGCGAAACCCGAGGACGGCGCAGGTGGACCCTGCGAAAATGCAGGGCATGCACCATTGGGATGACCTGCGGGTGTTCCTCGCGGCCCACCGCGGCCGCTCACACGCGGCGGCCGCGCGGCTGCTGGGCGTGGACGCGACGACGGTGGGCCGCCGGCTCTCCGCGCTGGAGTCGGCGCTCGGCACGCGCCTGTTCGACCGGACGCGCGAGGGGCTGTCCCTCACGCGCGAGGGAGCCCGCGTGCTCTCCATGGCCGAGCACATCGAGGAGCGGTTCCTCGGCCTCGAGCGCGAGGTGGGTGGCAGCGACGTCCGCCTCGAGGGCCTGCTGCGGCTGACGGCCGGCGAGGGGCTGATGAGCCTGGTGCTGGTCCCCCACCTGCTGGAGTTCCGCGAGAGGCACCCGGGCATCGACCTGGAGCTGCGCACCGACACGCGCCCGCTCGACCTGGCCCGCCGGGAGGCGGACGTGGCGGTGCGCCTCTTCCGCCCTCGCGAGGAGGCGCTCGTGGTCCGGCGGCTCGGGACGCTCCCCTACGGCCTCTATGCCAGCGAGGCCTACCTCGCGCGCCGGGGCCGCCCGCGCACGCAGCGCGAGCTGTCCCGGCACGACTTCGTCACCTTCGACCCCTCGCTGGACGCCGTGCCCGAGATGCGCTGGCTGCGCCGCCATGCCCCCGGCGCGCGCTACGTGGTGCGCTCCAACAGCACCTCGACGCTCCTGGCCGCCTGCGCCTCGGGCCACGGCCTGGCCGCCGTCGCCAGTGCCTTCGCCAGCGCGAACCCCCGCCTGGTGCGCGTGCTGCCCACCGCGAAGCTGCCCACCCGTGAGGTGTGGAGCGCGGTGCACCAGGACCTGCGCGGCAACGCCCGCGTGCGCGCCCTCGTCTCCTGGCTGGTGGACCTCTTCACCCGGCTGGAGCGCGGAGCCGCGTCCGCTCACGCCTCCCAGGAGACGTCATAG
- a CDS encoding zinc-dependent alcohol dehydrogenase family protein: MKAFELRGFGLDSLVLTERPDPVPGPFEVVVRMRGASLNYRDLVLLRGTYDPNLRFPFVPLSDGAGEVVAVGPGVTRVKPGERVVLSYVQDWVAGEPVPSLVARRLGGPTDGVLAEYVKVPEHGLVHAPTHLSDVEAATLPIAAVTAWHVLFGVGRVRPGDTVLVEGTGGVSLFALQLARLAGARVLVTSGSDEKLARAKALGASAGIHYRKTPEWDEAVLALTGGRGVDHVVEVAGGANLGRALRAVRLGGEVSVVGFLEGMRSELELTQAIRRCVTLRAVSAGSRTSLEHLIRALEAHAVRPVVDRVFPFTEARAALEHLASGQHFGKVALAFPG; the protein is encoded by the coding sequence ATGAAGGCATTCGAGCTGCGCGGATTCGGGTTGGACTCACTGGTACTCACCGAGCGGCCGGACCCCGTGCCCGGCCCTTTCGAGGTCGTCGTGCGCATGCGCGGGGCCTCGCTCAACTACCGCGACCTGGTGCTCCTCCGGGGCACGTACGACCCGAACCTGCGGTTTCCATTCGTTCCGCTGTCGGATGGCGCGGGCGAGGTGGTGGCGGTGGGGCCCGGGGTGACGCGCGTGAAGCCGGGAGAGCGGGTGGTGCTCTCGTACGTGCAGGACTGGGTGGCGGGAGAGCCCGTGCCGTCGCTGGTGGCGCGCCGGCTGGGCGGGCCCACCGACGGCGTGCTGGCGGAGTACGTGAAGGTGCCCGAGCACGGGCTCGTCCATGCGCCGACGCACCTGTCGGACGTGGAGGCCGCCACGCTGCCCATCGCCGCGGTGACGGCGTGGCACGTGCTCTTCGGGGTGGGCCGGGTGCGGCCCGGGGATACGGTGCTCGTGGAGGGCACGGGAGGCGTGTCGCTCTTCGCGCTGCAACTGGCGCGGCTGGCGGGAGCGCGGGTGCTGGTGACGTCCGGCAGTGACGAGAAGCTGGCCCGGGCGAAGGCGCTCGGCGCGAGCGCGGGCATCCACTACCGGAAGACGCCGGAGTGGGACGAGGCGGTGCTGGCGCTCACGGGAGGACGCGGGGTGGACCACGTGGTGGAGGTGGCGGGTGGGGCCAACCTGGGGCGCGCGCTGCGGGCGGTGCGCCTGGGCGGCGAGGTGAGCGTGGTGGGCTTCCTGGAGGGGATGCGCTCGGAGCTGGAGCTGACGCAGGCCATCCGCCGGTGTGTCACCCTGAGGGCGGTGTCGGCGGGCAGCAGGACGAGCCTCGAGCACCTGATTCGCGCGCTGGAGGCCCACGCGGTGCGCCCCGTGGTGGACCGGGTGTTCCCCTTCACGGAGGCGCGGGCGGCGCTCGAACACCTGGCGAGCGGGCAACACTTCGGCAAGGTGGCCCTGGCCTTCCCCGGCTGA
- a CDS encoding HAD family hydrolase, translating to MSLHSLSAAIFDMDGTLVDNMLFHARAWVSMSQSLGLDVPVERFEREFAGKRNEEIFPALLGRPVPPEELARLAERKESHYRELYAPHLSPLRGTRELLARLRGAGLQLAVATAAPSANRTFVLDGLELRPHFSHVVGAEDVTRGKPAPDIFLAAARALCVEPSACVVFEDAVNGIRAARAAGMLAVGVTTMTPAEVLLEAGAHWVIGDFTTLPVDFERRLFGGAV from the coding sequence ATGAGCCTCCATTCCCTCTCCGCCGCCATCTTCGACATGGATGGCACCCTCGTCGACAACATGCTCTTCCACGCCCGGGCCTGGGTGTCCATGTCCCAGAGCCTCGGCCTCGACGTCCCCGTGGAGCGCTTCGAGCGGGAGTTCGCCGGCAAGCGCAACGAGGAGATCTTCCCCGCGCTGCTCGGCCGTCCCGTGCCGCCCGAGGAGCTGGCGCGGCTGGCCGAGCGCAAGGAGTCCCACTACCGCGAGCTCTACGCGCCGCACCTGTCGCCGCTGCGGGGGACTCGCGAGCTCCTCGCGCGCCTGCGCGGCGCGGGCCTCCAGCTCGCGGTGGCCACGGCCGCGCCGAGCGCCAACCGCACCTTCGTCCTCGACGGCCTGGAGCTGCGCCCGCACTTCTCCCACGTGGTGGGCGCGGAGGACGTGACGCGCGGCAAGCCGGCGCCCGACATCTTCCTGGCCGCCGCGCGGGCGCTCTGCGTGGAGCCCTCCGCGTGCGTCGTCTTCGAGGACGCGGTGAACGGCATCCGCGCGGCGCGCGCGGCCGGGATGCTCGCCGTGGGCGTCACCACCATGACGCCCGCGGAGGTCCTGCTCGAGGCCGGTGCCCACTGGGTCATTGGTGACTTCACCACCTTGCCGGTGGACTTCGAGCGGCGGCTCTTCGGCGGGGCTGTTTGA
- a CDS encoding TIGR02265 family protein — MAVSTSARSRWVKSDTWEQELERRMCLATAEDTVCGLYFNSTLAVLQSVGDEALVKRCVEASGEERFLDFFRYPVRMQGQMVSAALPALAEEFGSAEEALRQLGRLGAKHFLRAGAGKAMLSLSPGSPRQLLSTLPTAYRLSVSYGQYELKWTGPNSGRFVLKGDFMPYPFHEGTVAMLLELGGAREVRVSGWSTGGLDSECEFCWQ, encoded by the coding sequence ATGGCCGTGAGCACCAGCGCGCGTTCCAGGTGGGTGAAGTCAGACACCTGGGAGCAGGAATTGGAGCGTCGGATGTGCCTGGCGACCGCGGAAGACACCGTGTGCGGGCTGTACTTCAACAGCACGCTGGCGGTGTTGCAGTCGGTGGGTGACGAGGCTCTGGTGAAGCGCTGCGTGGAGGCGAGCGGGGAGGAGCGCTTCCTGGACTTCTTCCGCTATCCCGTGCGAATGCAGGGGCAGATGGTCTCCGCCGCGCTGCCGGCGCTGGCGGAGGAGTTCGGGAGCGCGGAGGAGGCACTGCGGCAGCTCGGGCGGTTGGGGGCGAAGCACTTCCTGAGGGCGGGGGCGGGCAAGGCGATGCTGTCGCTGTCTCCGGGCAGCCCCAGGCAGCTGCTGAGCACGCTGCCCACGGCCTATCGGCTGTCGGTGAGCTACGGCCAGTACGAGCTGAAGTGGACGGGTCCCAACAGCGGCCGCTTCGTCCTCAAGGGCGACTTCATGCCCTACCCCTTCCACGAGGGCACGGTGGCGATGCTGCTGGAGCTGGGGGGCGCTCGAGAGGTGAGGGTGAGCGGATGGTCCACGGGTGGGCTCGACAGTGAGTGTGAATTCTGTTGGCAGTGA
- a CDS encoding TIGR02265 family protein — translation MALTTPDDMARGLFLQSVLKAIRALGDETLVNRCTAVCGQKRFADFFNYPIRLHLQMIDTAMPALSARYGDVEQALWLLGHCVAMDFLESEAGRTMQVLVRGEPKRLVNNLPSTYQVSVDGERSVKWLGPQCCRLIMTRDFMPPAFHEGQLVAMLERLKASKIKVTGRQTGVLDSEYDISWQ, via the coding sequence ATGGCGTTGACGACCCCGGACGACATGGCACGTGGGTTGTTCCTCCAGAGCGTGTTGAAGGCCATCCGGGCGCTGGGGGACGAGACCCTGGTGAACCGCTGTACGGCCGTGTGTGGACAGAAGCGCTTCGCCGACTTCTTCAACTACCCCATCCGGCTGCACCTCCAGATGATCGACACCGCGATGCCGGCCCTGTCGGCGCGCTATGGAGATGTGGAGCAGGCCCTGTGGCTGCTGGGCCATTGCGTCGCCATGGACTTCCTGGAGTCCGAGGCGGGCAGGACGATGCAGGTGCTGGTGCGCGGCGAGCCGAAGCGGCTGGTGAACAACCTGCCGTCGACGTACCAGGTGTCGGTGGATGGAGAGCGCTCGGTGAAGTGGCTGGGGCCGCAGTGTTGCCGGCTCATCATGACGCGCGACTTCATGCCCCCCGCGTTCCACGAGGGGCAGCTGGTGGCGATGCTCGAGCGGTTGAAGGCCAGCAAGATCAAGGTGACTGGCCGGCAGACGGGCGTGCTCGACAGCGAATACGACATCTCCTGGCAATAG
- a CDS encoding tetratricopeptide repeat protein produces MDPTALERIRRKVEAGETLSDEELDALRSEAGNTPGPTLRLTVAHALMNAGAEREALRLMETLRRDFPQDIQVRLGLARALLGVERPGDAEAVLREALILNPGDPEALKVLAVLALRRGEHGRAREYVAEVLEKDPFDQEARLLKEELEAVDVPPPAVPRVQALRPEFTAALLAALHRAGVACRRQGNALLVRLASGEVGRVDVASLYTAYRDGTQELGAYVEGLVAQLQGLSGLAADARSLVARLRPVLRPADFEAHAVGALHRPGPAGLEVFYVLEDAEFVHYLPEATLGPAGLSAKEVDEAAWRNLEALPAPVRPVVLDQGQVVLAETFSGLWAVAGGDGYDAARLLTVEQRRRLVLHAGEESLRVHLGWREFALLCRESDVATCESLARLGGAPDGIPGLFRLDAGRLEAL; encoded by the coding sequence GTGGATCCCACTGCCCTGGAGCGCATCCGCCGCAAGGTGGAGGCCGGAGAGACACTGAGTGACGAGGAGCTGGACGCGCTCCGTTCCGAGGCGGGCAACACGCCAGGGCCCACCTTGCGGCTCACCGTGGCGCACGCGCTGATGAACGCCGGGGCCGAGCGCGAGGCCTTGCGTCTGATGGAGACGCTCCGGCGCGACTTCCCCCAGGACATCCAGGTGCGGTTGGGGCTGGCGCGGGCCTTGTTGGGAGTGGAGCGTCCGGGCGACGCGGAGGCCGTGCTGCGCGAGGCGCTCATCCTCAACCCGGGAGATCCCGAGGCCCTCAAGGTGCTCGCGGTGCTGGCGCTGCGGAGGGGTGAGCACGGCCGGGCACGGGAGTACGTGGCGGAGGTGCTGGAGAAGGATCCGTTCGATCAGGAGGCACGGCTGCTGAAGGAGGAGCTGGAGGCGGTGGACGTGCCACCGCCAGCGGTGCCTCGTGTCCAGGCGCTGCGCCCGGAGTTCACCGCCGCGCTGCTGGCCGCGCTCCACCGGGCCGGCGTGGCGTGCCGGCGGCAGGGCAATGCGTTGCTGGTGAGGCTCGCCTCGGGCGAGGTGGGGCGGGTGGACGTGGCCTCGCTCTACACCGCCTACCGGGACGGCACCCAGGAGCTGGGCGCGTACGTGGAGGGCCTGGTGGCGCAGCTCCAGGGCCTGTCCGGGCTCGCCGCGGACGCGCGCTCCCTGGTGGCGCGGTTGCGTCCGGTGCTGAGGCCCGCCGACTTCGAGGCCCATGCGGTGGGGGCGCTCCATCGGCCAGGACCGGCCGGGCTCGAGGTCTTCTACGTCCTGGAGGACGCCGAGTTCGTGCACTACCTGCCCGAGGCGACGCTCGGGCCCGCGGGGCTCTCGGCGAAGGAGGTGGACGAGGCGGCCTGGCGCAACCTCGAGGCCCTGCCCGCGCCGGTGCGGCCGGTGGTGCTGGACCAGGGGCAGGTGGTGCTCGCGGAGACCTTCAGTGGCCTGTGGGCGGTGGCGGGGGGAGACGGTTACGACGCGGCCCGGCTGCTCACGGTGGAGCAGAGGCGGCGGCTCGTGCTGCACGCGGGAGAGGAGTCCCTGCGTGTCCACCTGGGCTGGCGGGAGTTCGCGCTGCTGTGTCGCGAGTCGGACGTGGCCACGTGCGAGTCGCTGGCGCGGCTGGGCGGAGCGCCGGATGGAATTCCCGGCCTCTTCCGGCTCGACGCCGGCCGTCTCGAGGCCCTCTGA
- a CDS encoding DUF4230 domain-containing protein, giving the protein MVRLLLRVLFLVVALAAGAVGTFLWLRPKPTPLPDTPALVTRVREVARLETLDVSLYKKVEFSPEPQATESLWKDVINWARYSINTPRGRAIVFADVHLGYDFGRLDGSSMRIQGTRVDVALPPLEVKVELKPGETEVIGSNLDSAQTTLLLEKAREAFEREVKGDTRLKEKARRSAENTLRALFLSAGFREVNVVDVLPPPATAG; this is encoded by the coding sequence ATGGTGCGCCTCCTCCTGCGGGTGTTGTTCCTCGTCGTCGCCCTGGCCGCCGGGGCCGTGGGAACCTTCCTCTGGCTCCGTCCCAAGCCCACCCCTCTGCCCGACACGCCAGCGCTCGTCACCCGCGTCCGCGAGGTCGCCCGGTTGGAGACACTGGATGTGTCCCTCTACAAGAAGGTGGAGTTCTCCCCGGAGCCCCAGGCCACGGAGTCGCTCTGGAAGGACGTCATCAACTGGGCGCGCTACTCCATCAACACGCCGCGCGGCCGGGCCATCGTCTTCGCGGACGTGCACCTCGGCTATGACTTCGGCCGGTTGGATGGCTCCTCCATGCGCATTCAGGGCACTCGCGTGGACGTGGCCCTCCCTCCCCTGGAGGTGAAGGTGGAGCTGAAGCCGGGTGAGACCGAGGTCATCGGCTCCAACCTCGACAGCGCCCAGACGACCCTCCTGCTGGAGAAGGCCCGCGAGGCCTTCGAGCGCGAGGTGAAGGGCGATACCCGGTTGAAGGAGAAGGCTCGCCGCTCGGCGGAGAACACGCTGCGCGCCCTGTTCCTCTCGGCGGGGTTCCGCGAGGTGAACGTGGTGGACGTGCTGCCTCCTCCGGCCACCGCCGGGTGA
- a CDS encoding 2OG-Fe(II) oxygenase, with product MSLLSLRDEEIQSLGERGWFTRASFLGEADARAVHAEARARVEAGHLRPAGIRRGADHTLDRDTRGDFITWVTPEEQGSAIGRLREAYAALGETLSTEAYLGLGRFDLQLAWYPGEGARYARHFDAFPGQSNRRVTAIYYLNPDWVPAHGGLLRIYPEGGPVDVEPTLDRLVVFLSERIEHEVLPAHAPRLALTAWFYGRSAG from the coding sequence ATGAGCCTGCTGTCCCTTCGGGATGAAGAAATCCAGTCACTCGGTGAGCGGGGCTGGTTCACCCGCGCGTCCTTCCTCGGAGAGGCGGATGCGCGAGCCGTCCACGCCGAGGCGAGAGCGCGCGTCGAGGCGGGCCACCTGCGCCCCGCGGGCATCCGTCGCGGCGCGGACCACACGCTGGACCGCGACACCCGCGGCGACTTCATCACCTGGGTGACGCCGGAGGAGCAGGGCTCGGCGATCGGCCGGCTGCGGGAGGCGTATGCCGCGCTCGGGGAGACGCTGTCGACGGAGGCCTACCTGGGCCTCGGACGTTTCGACCTGCAGCTCGCCTGGTACCCGGGGGAGGGGGCGAGGTACGCGCGCCACTTCGATGCCTTTCCCGGACAGTCCAACCGGCGCGTCACCGCCATCTACTACCTCAACCCGGACTGGGTGCCGGCCCACGGCGGGCTGCTGCGCATCTACCCGGAGGGCGGACCGGTGGACGTGGAGCCCACGCTCGACAGGCTCGTGGTGTTCCTGAGCGAGCGCATCGAGCACGAGGTGCTGCCCGCGCACGCGCCCCGGCTGGCGCTCACCGCCTGGTTCTACGGGCGGAGCGCGGGGTGA
- a CDS encoding amidohydrolase family protein → MLLLSWGSAWAQVTAIRAGRLVDPEVGTALDNQVILVEGSRIKAVGPGLAIPEGATVIDLTGATVLPGLFDAHTHLCATLDPSQDGGEFLLMSLRSRAGYRALRGAAHAREMLEAGFTTVRDLGNAGDYADIDLRRAIKEGLVSGPTMLAAGRIIAPFGGQFGVRTRREVLEDPEYRFADTRDELLKAIRENIFFGADVIKVVVDGQRYAYSTDDLRFIIAEAGKSGLKVAAHAQTKEGAHRAIEAGVASIEHGFKATDEDLALAKKNGVVLVSTDFPEDVLRAFGWDAAGARRVHGNQVERLKRAWKAGLPIVFGTDVMVEVQGQTRGSLALSYIDSFVEAGIPPRAILQSMTVHAARLLGVEKERGAIKPGLLADLVATPRNPLDDIQALKQIHFVMKEGRVVRRSP, encoded by the coding sequence GTGCTGCTCCTGTCGTGGGGCAGTGCCTGGGCCCAGGTCACCGCCATCCGCGCGGGCAGGCTCGTGGATCCGGAGGTGGGCACCGCGCTCGACAACCAGGTCATCCTCGTGGAGGGCTCGCGCATCAAGGCCGTGGGGCCGGGACTCGCCATTCCCGAGGGCGCCACCGTCATCGACCTGACGGGGGCCACCGTCCTGCCCGGCCTCTTCGACGCCCACACGCACCTGTGCGCCACGCTGGACCCGTCCCAGGACGGAGGAGAGTTCCTCCTCATGAGCCTGCGGAGCCGCGCCGGCTACCGCGCCCTGCGGGGGGCCGCCCACGCCCGCGAGATGCTGGAGGCGGGCTTCACCACCGTGCGCGACCTGGGCAACGCCGGAGACTACGCGGACATCGACCTGCGCCGCGCCATCAAGGAGGGCCTGGTGTCCGGCCCCACGATGCTCGCCGCCGGCCGCATCATCGCCCCCTTTGGTGGCCAGTTCGGCGTGCGCACCCGGCGCGAGGTGCTCGAGGATCCCGAGTACCGTTTCGCGGATACCCGCGATGAGCTGCTCAAGGCCATCCGCGAGAACATCTTCTTCGGTGCCGACGTCATCAAGGTCGTCGTCGACGGGCAGCGCTATGCCTATTCGACGGACGACCTGCGCTTCATCATCGCCGAGGCGGGCAAGTCCGGGCTGAAGGTGGCCGCCCACGCCCAGACGAAGGAGGGCGCCCACCGCGCCATCGAGGCGGGCGTGGCCTCCATCGAGCACGGCTTCAAGGCGACGGACGAGGACCTCGCGCTCGCGAAGAAGAACGGCGTGGTGCTCGTCAGCACGGACTTTCCCGAGGACGTGCTGCGCGCGTTCGGCTGGGACGCGGCTGGTGCCAGGCGCGTCCATGGCAACCAGGTGGAGCGGCTCAAGCGCGCGTGGAAGGCGGGTCTTCCCATCGTCTTCGGCACGGATGTGATGGTGGAGGTGCAGGGACAGACGCGCGGCTCGCTCGCCCTCTCCTATATCGACAGCTTCGTCGAGGCGGGCATCCCCCCGCGGGCCATCCTCCAGTCGATGACGGTCCACGCGGCCCGCCTGCTGGGCGTGGAGAAGGAGCGGGGCGCCATCAAGCCCGGGCTCCTCGCCGATCTCGTCGCCACCCCGCGCAACCCGCTCGACGACATCCAGGCGCTCAAGCAGATCCACTTCGTGATGAAGGAGGGCCGGGTGGTCAGGCGCTCTCCGTGA
- a CDS encoding class I SAM-dependent methyltransferase, whose amino-acid sequence MAKSSPKGKQWTFRLYAELVKQGFVERVVDIGPGHGTYSGIQVEGQFWTAVEVWGPYVREFELSQRYDRVIVADARWVDWSLLGGFDLALCGDVMEHMEKQQAVELADRLLRHGRFVIISIPIEPYPQDEVNGNPFEVHVKDDWSHDEVMASFPDVVLSHRHGDIGVYCLARAPLERQLLERIAPTLTESA is encoded by the coding sequence ATGGCGAAGAGTTCCCCCAAGGGCAAGCAGTGGACGTTCCGGCTCTATGCGGAGCTGGTCAAACAAGGGTTCGTGGAGCGGGTCGTGGACATCGGACCGGGCCACGGGACGTACAGCGGCATCCAGGTCGAGGGGCAATTCTGGACGGCCGTGGAGGTCTGGGGACCCTACGTCAGGGAGTTCGAGCTCTCGCAACGCTACGACCGGGTGATCGTGGCCGATGCCCGCTGGGTGGACTGGTCCCTGCTGGGCGGCTTCGACCTCGCGCTCTGCGGTGACGTGATGGAGCACATGGAGAAGCAGCAGGCCGTGGAGCTGGCCGACCGGCTGCTGCGTCACGGCCGCTTCGTCATCATCTCGATTCCCATCGAGCCCTATCCCCAGGACGAGGTGAACGGCAACCCCTTCGAGGTGCACGTCAAGGACGACTGGTCTCACGACGAGGTCATGGCCAGCTTCCCGGACGTCGTCCTGTCCCATCGTCATGGCGACATCGGCGTCTACTGCCTGGCGCGGGCCCCCCTGGAGAGACAGCTCCTCGAGCGCATCGCGCCCACGCTCACGGAGAGCGCCTGA
- a CDS encoding methyltransferase domain-containing protein, translated as MPAFNTEEIEGFFQLAQVLARGEEALFSEYRNKVLAAGDAQSALGLGIEFVHVLLQKHPNIRRFELPSDLVPTNQQSSTRAADWRTAAELFVWFANLPETLRQEMAKATSHHGSGSAANQEQENALRSAVEVFIDTSEHLFNPWSFNSDALIKKLALAYRPRRVIDIGAGAGHYTLYLASMGCEVTSLEVNPIKSQFLRFRAQARGLEQRIHYSREPSGYDAVFAINMFDHLADASGLVAEIASWLEPGGLLFYQAQFPEDGYHTSDPAVIDRVFRQLHRHFEPLYSERAPEIGLEVMRRRPTPLEQPLGADQTQLTVTPTRDVSALVPVVHASVSVDEVDAQRCFVHSPMFYIRAASWPRRVASLLWACDGRRTVRDIAAALQLPQADVWNDLNALWERRVVGMRVPPVG; from the coding sequence ATGCCCGCATTCAACACCGAGGAAATCGAAGGCTTCTTCCAACTCGCACAAGTGCTCGCCAGGGGAGAGGAGGCCTTGTTCTCCGAGTACCGGAACAAGGTGCTGGCGGCGGGGGACGCACAGAGTGCCCTGGGGCTCGGCATCGAGTTCGTGCACGTGCTGCTCCAGAAGCACCCGAACATCCGTCGCTTCGAGCTCCCCAGCGACCTGGTGCCCACCAATCAGCAGAGCTCCACCCGCGCCGCGGACTGGCGCACCGCCGCCGAGCTGTTCGTCTGGTTCGCGAACCTGCCGGAGACGCTGCGTCAGGAGATGGCGAAAGCCACCTCGCACCACGGAAGCGGGAGCGCCGCGAACCAGGAGCAGGAGAACGCGCTCCGCTCCGCGGTGGAGGTGTTCATCGATACCTCCGAGCACCTCTTCAATCCGTGGAGCTTCAACTCGGATGCGCTCATCAAGAAGCTGGCGCTCGCATACCGGCCGCGTCGTGTCATCGACATTGGCGCGGGCGCGGGCCACTACACCCTCTATCTCGCCTCGATGGGTTGTGAGGTCACCTCGCTCGAGGTCAATCCCATCAAGTCCCAGTTCCTCCGGTTCCGGGCCCAGGCGCGCGGGCTGGAGCAGCGCATCCACTACAGCCGTGAGCCCAGCGGCTATGACGCGGTCTTCGCCATCAACATGTTCGACCACCTCGCCGATGCCTCGGGGCTCGTCGCGGAGATCGCGTCGTGGCTCGAACCCGGTGGGCTCCTCTTCTACCAGGCCCAGTTCCCGGAAGACGGCTACCACACGTCGGATCCGGCGGTGATCGACCGCGTCTTCCGTCAGCTCCACCGCCACTTCGAGCCCCTGTACTCCGAGCGGGCCCCGGAGATTGGCCTCGAGGTGATGCGACGCCGGCCCACCCCGCTCGAGCAGCCGCTCGGCGCGGACCAGACCCAGCTGACCGTGACGCCCACCCGGGACGTGTCGGCGCTCGTGCCCGTGGTGCACGCCTCCGTGAGCGTGGACGAGGTGGACGCGCAGCGATGCTTCGTCCACTCGCCCATGTTCTACATCCGGGCGGCGAGCTGGCCCCGGCGCGTGGCGTCGTTGCTCTGGGCCTGTGATGGCCGGCGCACGGTGCGCGACATCGCGGCGGCGCTCCAACTGCCCCAGGCGGATGTCTGGAACGACCTGAATGCCCTGTGGGAGCGCCGCGTGGTGGGGATGCGCGTGCCTCCTGTCGGTTAG
- a CDS encoding SDR family oxidoreductase, which yields MSTKNKVALVVGAQGVIGRNLITHLAALGDWDVIGLSRRGGASAGRVRYVEVDLLDRDDCREKLGGLTQVTHLFYAAYQDRPTWAELVPPNLAMLVNVVEAVEPIAPGLRHVSLMQGYKVYGAHLGPFKTPARETDAHHMPPEFNVDQQAFLESRQKGKAWSWSAIRPSVVCGFALGNPMNLAMVIAVYAAISKELGLPLRFPGKPGAYDKLLEMTDAELLAKATLWAATDERCANQAFNINNGDLFRWSELWPKIARFFDLEVAPPLPMSLDVVMADKEPLWKAMQEKHGLERHAYKDVSSWRFGDFVFSWDYDMFADGSKARRFGFHEYVETEAMFLRIFADFRRRGVIP from the coding sequence ATGAGCACGAAGAACAAGGTGGCCCTGGTCGTCGGGGCCCAGGGCGTCATCGGCCGCAACCTCATCACCCACCTCGCGGCGCTCGGCGACTGGGACGTCATCGGGCTGTCCCGGCGTGGCGGAGCGTCAGCGGGGCGCGTCCGGTACGTGGAGGTGGATCTGCTCGACCGGGACGACTGCCGCGAGAAGCTGGGCGGCCTCACCCAGGTGACGCACCTCTTCTACGCCGCCTACCAGGACCGGCCGACCTGGGCGGAGCTGGTGCCGCCCAACCTCGCCATGCTGGTCAACGTCGTCGAGGCAGTCGAGCCCATCGCGCCCGGCCTGCGCCACGTCAGCCTGATGCAGGGCTACAAGGTCTACGGCGCGCACCTGGGCCCGTTCAAGACGCCGGCCCGCGAGACGGACGCGCACCACATGCCGCCCGAGTTCAACGTGGACCAGCAGGCGTTCCTCGAGTCCCGGCAGAAGGGCAAGGCCTGGAGCTGGTCGGCCATCCGCCCGTCCGTGGTGTGCGGCTTCGCGCTCGGCAATCCGATGAACCTGGCCATGGTCATCGCCGTGTACGCCGCCATCTCCAAGGAGTTGGGGCTGCCCCTGCGCTTCCCGGGGAAGCCGGGCGCGTACGACAAGCTGCTCGAGATGACGGACGCGGAGCTGCTCGCGAAGGCGACCCTCTGGGCGGCGACCGACGAGCGCTGCGCCAATCAGGCGTTCAACATCAACAACGGCGACCTGTTCCGGTGGAGCGAGCTGTGGCCGAAGATCGCCCGCTTCTTCGACCTGGAGGTGGCGCCCCCGCTGCCCATGTCGCTCGACGTCGTCATGGCCGACAAGGAGCCGCTGTGGAAGGCCATGCAGGAGAAGCACGGGCTGGAGCGCCACGCCTACAAGGACGTGTCATCCTGGCGCTTCGGCGACTTCGTCTTCTCCTGGGACTACGACATGTTCGCCGATGGCTCGAAGGCGCGCCGCTTCGGCTTCCACGAGTACGTGGAAACCGAGGCGATGTTCCTGCGCATCTTCGCCGATTTCCGCCGGCGCGGGGTCATTCCCTAA